A genomic region of Acidobacteriota bacterium contains the following coding sequences:
- a CDS encoding Na/Pi symporter: MSDKQSVVLRILYLAAILYLFFVSLDMMGVAFKAFGREFAEALIQGTSNPFVGLFIGILATTLIQSSSTTTSMTVGMVASGVLTIEGAIPIIMGANIGTSVTNTLVSLAHVTRPVEFRRAFAAATVHDFFNWMAVLILFPVEYYFGFLYRTATFLEQVLEGGGGLQLFNPLKAVVEPTAEFVHGLTGSGAATLILALAGLFFALRGLVRLLKQLLSDKAEEVLHNTVFRSAWSGLAAGIVITVMVQSSSVTTSTVVPLVGAGVLTLAQIFPFTLGANIGTTVTPILAALSTGNAAALTVGLTHLMFNVTGTVLIYPFKPIRRIPIFLATKLGEMGARSRTLAGGYIVIVFFGIPLLLLFLFGDFSTQPAEPAAAPPSREAPAPQHG, encoded by the coding sequence CATCCTCTACCTGTTCTTCGTCTCCCTGGACATGATGGGCGTGGCCTTCAAGGCCTTCGGCAGAGAATTCGCGGAGGCCTTGATTCAGGGAACCAGCAATCCTTTCGTGGGCCTCTTCATCGGCATCCTGGCCACCACCCTGATCCAGAGCTCGTCCACCACCACCAGCATGACGGTGGGAATGGTGGCCTCGGGCGTGCTCACCATCGAGGGGGCCATACCGATCATCATGGGCGCCAACATCGGCACCTCGGTCACCAACACGCTGGTTTCACTGGCCCACGTCACCCGTCCCGTGGAATTCCGCAGGGCCTTCGCCGCCGCTACCGTCCACGACTTTTTCAACTGGATGGCGGTCCTGATCCTCTTTCCCGTCGAGTACTATTTCGGCTTCCTTTACCGAACCGCCACTTTTCTGGAGCAGGTGCTGGAAGGCGGCGGAGGGCTGCAGCTCTTCAATCCGCTCAAAGCCGTGGTCGAGCCCACGGCCGAATTCGTGCACGGCTTGACCGGCTCCGGAGCCGCCACCCTGATCCTCGCCCTGGCAGGCCTCTTTTTCGCCTTGCGGGGCCTGGTGCGGCTGCTCAAGCAACTGCTTTCCGACAAAGCCGAAGAAGTCCTTCACAACACCGTTTTCAGATCGGCCTGGAGCGGGCTGGCGGCTGGAATCGTCATCACGGTGATGGTGCAGAGCAGTTCGGTCACCACCTCCACCGTGGTGCCGCTGGTGGGAGCCGGGGTCTTGACGCTGGCCCAGATCTTTCCCTTTACCCTGGGAGCCAATATCGGAACCACGGTGACTCCCATCCTGGCCGCGCTCTCCACCGGAAACGCCGCCGCCCTCACGGTGGGACTGACCCATCTGATGTTCAATGTGACCGGTACGGTCTTGATCTATCCCTTCAAGCCCATCCGCAGGATCCCTATTTTCCTGGCTACCAAGTTGGGCGAGATGGGGGCCCGCAGCCGTACGCTGGCGGGGGGCTACATCGTCATCGTCTTCTTCGGAATCCCGCTATTGCTGTTATTCTTGTTCGGGGACTTCAGCACCCAGCCGGCAGAGCCGGCTGCGGCGCCACCGTCCCGAGAGGCCCCAGCGCCTCAACATGGATGA
- a CDS encoding PhoU domain-containing protein yields the protein MGSLLESLFGSGQSEFLDICFSELGEMVEQSAKMYDLALAALLDNQDLDKDLEEMDDVVDEKEAEVRRRIVEHLAINPAKDLVATLLLGNMVNDAERLGDYSRGLAELIPLARSPRQGPFAQRLKDLSSQLRPLFPRTIEAFKHDHPRQAQEVMADCRKMKSRFLDYTNEVASSDLSADMAVVYASASRMMRRTSSHLSNLASAVCLPYHQIRRDDEDA from the coding sequence ATGGGCTCATTGCTTGAATCGCTTTTCGGCAGCGGACAATCGGAATTCCTCGACATTTGCTTCAGCGAATTAGGCGAGATGGTGGAGCAGTCGGCCAAGATGTACGACCTGGCTCTGGCGGCCCTTCTCGATAATCAAGACCTCGACAAAGACCTGGAGGAGATGGACGACGTGGTCGACGAAAAGGAAGCGGAAGTGCGTCGCCGCATCGTCGAGCACCTGGCCATCAATCCCGCCAAGGACCTGGTGGCTACCCTTCTGCTGGGCAACATGGTCAACGACGCCGAGCGGCTGGGAGACTACTCGCGCGGTCTGGCCGAGCTGATTCCTCTGGCCCGCTCGCCCCGTCAAGGACCATTCGCCCAACGGCTCAAGGATCTTTCCAGCCAACTGCGTCCGCTCTTCCCACGCACCATCGAGGCTTTCAAGCACGACCACCCCCGGCAGGCCCAAGAAGTGATGGCTGATTGCCGAAAGATGAAGAGCCGTTTTCTCGACTACACCAACGAGGTGGCGTCCAGCGACCTGAGCGCCGACATGGCCGTGGTCTATGCCTCGGCTTCCCGCATGATGCGGCGCACCAGCTCGCATCTGAGCAATCTGGCATCAGCCGTCTGTCTGCCCTATCACCAGATCAGGCGCGACGACGAAGACGCCTAG